The following proteins are encoded in a genomic region of Oscillospiraceae bacterium:
- the scpB gene encoding SMC-Scp complex subunit ScpB — MPIEAGTTEQVDLKQLEQALEAILFTAGEPVAAQRLAQALEIDEFTLKKVTLALEDRLSRESGLALWNVEDRYQLVTKPETAETVRKSMEIRRDIPLSPAAFEVLAIIAYRQPVTKAYVEQTRGVDCSGIISNLVIKGLIEEKGRLELPGRPLLYGTTDNFLRCFGIETLEQLPDLTEIELEAGQNAADSAEDSDQEPLPIGADT; from the coding sequence ATGCCGATTGAAGCGGGAACAACCGAACAGGTCGATCTGAAACAACTTGAGCAGGCACTCGAGGCCATTTTGTTCACGGCGGGTGAGCCGGTGGCTGCCCAGCGGTTGGCGCAGGCGCTTGAAATCGACGAATTCACCCTAAAAAAGGTCACGCTTGCGCTCGAAGATCGGCTTTCACGTGAAAGCGGACTGGCACTCTGGAACGTCGAAGACCGCTATCAGCTGGTCACTAAACCCGAGACCGCCGAGACCGTCCGAAAATCCATGGAAATTCGCCGTGACATCCCGTTGTCACCCGCAGCATTTGAGGTGCTCGCCATCATCGCCTACCGCCAGCCGGTCACCAAGGCTTATGTCGAACAGACCCGCGGCGTCGACTGCAGCGGCATCATCTCCAATCTTGTGATAAAGGGCCTGATTGAAGAAAAAGGGCGGCTCGAACTGCCGGGCAGACCGCTTTTATACGGCACAACCGACAATTTCCTGCGTTGTTTCGGCATCGAGACCCTCGAACAGCTGCCCGATCTGACCGAGATTGAACTCGAGGCAGGGCAGAATGCCGCCGACAGCGCCGAGGATTCCGATCAAGAACCGCTGCCCATCGGCGCGGACACTTAA
- a CDS encoding segregation/condensation protein A — protein sequence MSVQHPTVKVETFEGPLDLLLFLIAKNKVSILDIPIADIFEQYTQYLDVLREDNIEIASDFLEMAARLVYIKTAMLLPKSEEGDQLKQELAQELMEYQVCRIAAEKLRETAAFDTFTREPSEIEVDRQYTRIHEVTILTAAFLTILGRAKRRLPPKESDFTEYVAKPIVPVAWGVYSVIKQLKRRKHASIEKLFSDCTKRDQMIAVFMALLELVKAGRVIMDNDLSLTLRENKGSEFEK from the coding sequence ATGAGCGTACAGCACCCCACGGTCAAAGTCGAGACCTTTGAAGGCCCATTGGATCTCTTGCTTTTTCTGATCGCCAAAAACAAGGTCAGCATTCTCGACATCCCGATCGCCGATATTTTTGAGCAGTATACCCAATACCTCGACGTGCTGCGCGAGGACAACATCGAGATCGCCAGTGATTTTCTTGAGATGGCGGCGCGACTGGTCTACATAAAAACCGCCATGCTGCTGCCCAAGAGTGAGGAAGGCGACCAGCTCAAACAGGAGCTCGCGCAGGAGCTGATGGAATATCAGGTCTGCCGGATTGCGGCGGAAAAGCTGCGCGAAACGGCGGCATTTGACACCTTTACCCGCGAACCGTCCGAGATTGAGGTGGACAGGCAGTATACCCGAATCCACGAGGTCACGATTCTCACTGCGGCTTTTTTAACGATACTGGGCCGCGCAAAACGCCGTCTGCCGCCCAAGGAGAGCGACTTCACCGAATATGTCGCAAAGCCGATTGTGCCGGTGGCCTGGGGCGTTTACAGCGTCATCAAGCAGTTAAAACGCAGAAAGCACGCGTCGATCGAGAAACTCTTTTCCGACTGTACCAAGCGCGACCAGATGATCGCCGTTTTTATGGCGTTGCTGGAACTGGTCAAGGCCGGACGCGTGATTATGGATAACGACCTATCGCTGACTTTGAGAGAAAATAAGGGGAGTGAGTTTGAAAAATGA
- a CDS encoding site-2 protease family protein codes for MLGTGASFPEIIINIFLIGLALIIVMPVHEFAHAFTAYKLGDTSQLTQGRLTLNPLKHLDPFGAVCILLTGFGWAKPVYINGSLLKKGGKFANSFVALAGPFSNVLLAIIFAFLYRLIGRLFDVSAGFGSVVELFVIVVFMISINLAIFNLIPVPPLDGFGIINPLLPLKAQMFVRKYQQGFSIVFIILLVTGVLTTPVVFVSSWLQNLIMEGVSLIL; via the coding sequence ATGCTTGGAACGGGGGCAAGTTTCCCCGAAATCATTATCAATATTTTTTTAATCGGACTGGCGCTGATCATCGTGATGCCGGTGCATGAGTTTGCGCATGCTTTCACGGCCTATAAACTTGGTGACACCTCGCAGCTGACACAGGGCCGATTGACCTTGAACCCGCTTAAACATCTCGACCCGTTTGGTGCTGTTTGTATTCTGCTGACCGGTTTCGGTTGGGCAAAACCGGTCTACATCAACGGATCACTGTTAAAAAAGGGCGGAAAATTCGCCAACAGTTTTGTGGCGCTGGCCGGTCCGTTTTCCAATGTGCTCTTAGCAATTATCTTTGCATTTTTATACCGATTGATCGGTCGGCTTTTCGATGTTTCGGCCGGATTCGGTTCGGTGGTTGAACTCTTCGTCATCGTAGTTTTCATGATCAGCATCAACCTTGCGATTTTTAACCTGATTCCGGTTCCGCCTTTGGATGGCTTTGGCATCATCAATCCGCTGCTCCCGTTAAAAGCGCAGATGTTCGTGCGTAAATATCAACAGGGATTTTCAATCGTTTTCATCATCTTGCTGGTGACGGGTGTGCTGACGACGCCGGTCGTTTTTGTCTCCAGCTGGCTGCAAAACCTGATCATGGAAGGGGTGTCGCTGATTCTATGA
- a CDS encoding M56 family metallopeptidase, whose translation MNMTELLITSSILIIIVAALRFALKNKLSRRIRYALWGVVVLRLMLPFSLFESPISAVDSDTVSAVHSVAQTTQIAVLPYESYTLEEYAEGNSIPLEQAQAEVGASELEAASVKRQTIPLETLLKWIWFGGAAVAAVWFFIRNTVFYIKLLTVRVPVETECKLKVYQADFLHSPCLFGLLKPAVYLNEKALADENTTKTVLTHELCHYTHADNLWSFVRCALLAVYWFDPFVWMAAAMSRTDCESACDEAAVKKLGEENRIAYGKTLIGMIEVKKTPVGLTCAATTMVSGKNGIKERVKMIVKNHKTRAWAAVVMALIMVLTIGCTFGTTPPEGGIVTNEDMKLGELKIGLTMNEVKSILGEPTRTGEYNMDDLAEPYEAIRPYHFGDCYQWRYDKELILSFYRFEEGDDDEYQLGGIALGNDKYTLPNGLKVGSKLIEVVEAYSWDESYGVIISDFKSPDIRKDDYEQSAYYLYGGVWPDESDEVRTEAVGTAYINQYQINSGTNCYMINYDWCPKGSFGWNGCYILRFDTDVRQEINMIVISYIPTIYLD comes from the coding sequence ATGAACATGACAGAACTGTTGATTACATCCTCGATATTGATCATTATCGTCGCAGCATTGCGGTTTGCACTAAAAAACAAACTTTCCCGGAGGATTCGGTATGCGCTTTGGGGCGTGGTCGTATTGCGCCTGATGTTGCCGTTTTCACTGTTCGAAAGCCCGATTTCGGCAGTTGATTCCGATACCGTTTCTGCGGTTCATAGCGTCGCACAGACCACACAGATTGCGGTACTGCCGTATGAATCGTACACGCTCGAAGAGTATGCCGAAGGTAACAGTATTCCTCTTGAACAGGCACAAGCGGAAGTCGGCGCATCCGAGCTCGAAGCGGCTTCGGTCAAACGTCAAACCATCCCGCTTGAGACGCTGCTCAAATGGATTTGGTTCGGCGGCGCGGCAGTGGCGGCGGTTTGGTTTTTTATCAGGAATACCGTATTTTATATCAAACTTCTAACAGTCCGCGTTCCGGTTGAAACCGAATGCAAATTAAAAGTATATCAGGCGGATTTTCTGCATTCGCCGTGTTTGTTCGGATTGCTCAAACCTGCTGTCTATCTCAACGAAAAAGCGCTTGCCGATGAAAACACGACAAAAACGGTATTGACACATGAACTCTGCCACTATACACACGCCGACAATCTCTGGTCGTTTGTGCGGTGCGCCTTGCTGGCGGTCTATTGGTTTGACCCGTTCGTCTGGATGGCGGCGGCGATGTCCAGAACCGACTGCGAATCGGCCTGCGACGAGGCGGCCGTGAAAAAACTCGGCGAGGAAAACCGCATTGCATACGGTAAAACCCTCATCGGCATGATCGAAGTCAAGAAAACGCCCGTAGGGTTGACCTGCGCGGCCACCACCATGGTATCGGGCAAAAACGGGATAAAGGAGCGTGTGAAGATGATTGTCAAAAATCATAAGACACGGGCATGGGCTGCGGTTGTGATGGCATTGATAATGGTACTTACCATCGGCTGCACCTTCGGCACCACCCCACCTGAAGGGGGAATTGTCACTAATGAGGATATGAAACTCGGTGAACTCAAAATCGGTTTGACAATGAATGAGGTCAAATCCATCTTGGGCGAGCCGACCAGAACAGGTGAATATAATATGGACGATTTGGCAGAACCTTATGAAGCGATCAGACCTTATCATTTCGGAGATTGTTATCAATGGAGATATGATAAAGAGCTTATATTGAGTTTTTATCGTTTCGAAGAAGGCGACGATGACGAATATCAGCTTGGCGGAATAGCTCTTGGGAATGATAAATACACGTTGCCAAACGGCTTGAAAGTGGGCTCAAAATTGATCGAGGTTGTAGAGGCCTACTCTTGGGATGAGAGTTACGGAGTGATAATTTCTGATTTTAAAAGTCCGGACATCCGTAAGGATGATTACGAACAGTCAGCTTATTATCTCTACGGCGGGGTTTGGCCGGATGAATCGGACGAAGTGCGTACCGAAGCGGTCGGAACCGCTTATATAAATCAATATCAAATTAATTCGGGAACTAATTGCTATATGATCAACTACGATTGGTGTCCGAAGGGCAGTTTTGGCTGGAACGGCTGTTATATTCTGCGTTTTGATACGGACGTGAGACAGGAAATCAATATGATTGTAATATCATACATACCGACGATATATTTAGATTAA
- a CDS encoding BlaI/MecI/CopY family transcriptional regulator produces MNLSDGEWKLMNRLWQDGPNTIMRLTEALKPETGWSKHTVITMLARLEAKGAVRHEEGERAKTYFSTVEREEASAAETENFLSKVYNGQLGSMVNAMVDQKALSKQEIDELYEILKRAEESK; encoded by the coding sequence ATGAATCTTTCTGACGGCGAATGGAAGCTGATGAATCGGCTCTGGCAGGATGGACCCAACACCATTATGCGCCTGACCGAGGCGCTCAAGCCCGAGACCGGCTGGAGCAAGCATACGGTAATCACGATGCTTGCGCGGCTCGAGGCAAAAGGTGCGGTACGCCATGAAGAGGGTGAACGGGCAAAAACGTATTTTTCGACGGTCGAGCGGGAGGAGGCATCGGCGGCGGAGACCGAGAATTTTCTCTCCAAGGTTTATAACGGACAGTTGGGGAGCATGGTGAATGCGATGGTCGATCAAAAAGCGCTCTCTAAACAAGAAATCGACGAACTTTATGAAATCTTGAAACGGGCGGAAGAAAGCAAGTAA
- the rpmB gene encoding 50S ribosomal protein L28: protein MAKCDICGKEVVFGIKVSHSHRRSNRTWKPNVRRVKAIVNGTPKRVHVCTRCLRSNKVERAV, encoded by the coding sequence ATGGCGAAATGTGATATCTGCGGAAAAGAAGTTGTTTTCGGAATCAAGGTCTCCCACTCGCACAGACGTTCCAACAGAACCTGGAAACCCAATGTGCGCCGTGTTAAGGCCATCGTTAACGGAACCCCGAAAAGAGTTCACGTCTGCACACGCTGCCTGCGTTCCAACAAAGTCGAACGCGCTGTCTGA
- a CDS encoding AMP-binding protein → MNSKRNYKVRYITDIRQMMRSSVEIYGDHTAFLVKDDGVYKPISYKRFRSDVEALGTALWDLGYSGKRVVVIGENCYEWALTYMATVCGLGVIVPVDKELPAEEIENIINLSQAALIIYSEAVAPKIEPIRGVVKIPFSQLEGFIDKGAKLIANGEEKYLNAPIDPDILSILLFTSGTTGVSKGVMLSQTNICFDLMQMCMMCYIDDKDIFLSVLPLHHTYECTCGYLCQIYRGSTIAYCEGLRYITKNMQEAKVTVMLCVPVLIESMHKKIWQGAEKKGKAQTLKKAIKLNNALKKAGIDMSKKLFKDIHSTFGGHLRLLISGGAAVDPQIMAGLHDLGINAIQGYGLTECAPIAALNRDHFSKDDSAGLAPPDGKLEIFNPGPDGTGEIRYKGPNVMLGYYNAPELTSEVICDGWFYTGDLGYIDDDGFLHITGRKKNVIVTANGKNVFPEELETYLARDPFVLESVIVGIMNERKRDYDIVAIVVPDEEKFTEEYGPGYTDQQVKAKLEAAVEEVNKIVPAYKRMTVTIVRREEFVKNTSRKIKRFGIIESVIDEYKKIAF, encoded by the coding sequence ATGAATAGCAAACGAAATTATAAGGTCCGATATATTACCGATATCCGGCAGATGATGCGCTCCAGCGTGGAGATTTACGGCGACCATACCGCCTTTTTGGTTAAAGACGACGGTGTCTATAAACCCATCAGCTATAAACGTTTCCGGTCCGACGTCGAGGCCTTGGGAACCGCACTGTGGGATTTGGGATACAGCGGAAAACGCGTCGTAGTGATCGGCGAAAACTGTTATGAATGGGCGCTGACCTATATGGCCACGGTCTGCGGACTCGGCGTTATCGTTCCCGTGGACAAGGAGCTTCCCGCCGAGGAGATTGAAAACATCATCAATCTGTCACAGGCGGCACTGATTATTTACTCGGAAGCCGTCGCCCCGAAGATCGAACCCATCCGCGGCGTGGTGAAAATCCCGTTCTCTCAGCTTGAAGGTTTTATCGATAAAGGCGCGAAACTGATTGCCAACGGCGAGGAAAAATATTTGAACGCCCCGATCGATCCCGACATACTCTCGATTTTGTTGTTCACCTCAGGCACAACCGGCGTCTCAAAAGGCGTTATGCTCTCCCAGACCAATATCTGCTTTGACCTGATGCAGATGTGCATGATGTGCTATATCGACGACAAGGATATCTTTTTGTCCGTGCTGCCCCTGCACCACACCTATGAATGCACCTGCGGTTACCTTTGCCAAATCTACCGCGGCAGCACCATCGCTTATTGTGAAGGCCTTCGCTATATCACTAAGAACATGCAGGAGGCCAAGGTCACGGTTATGCTCTGCGTTCCCGTTCTGATTGAATCGATGCATAAAAAGATCTGGCAGGGCGCCGAAAAAAAGGGAAAGGCCCAGACCTTGAAAAAGGCAATTAAGCTGAACAATGCCCTCAAAAAAGCCGGTATCGATATGTCCAAGAAACTGTTCAAAGATATCCACAGCACCTTCGGCGGTCATCTGCGCCTTTTGATCTCCGGCGGCGCCGCAGTCGACCCGCAGATTATGGCGGGGCTGCACGATCTCGGCATCAATGCCATTCAGGGCTACGGTTTGACCGAATGCGCCCCGATTGCCGCGCTCAACCGCGACCATTTTTCCAAAGACGACTCCGCAGGTCTTGCACCGCCTGACGGCAAACTCGAAATTTTTAACCCCGGCCCCGACGGCACCGGTGAAATCCGGTATAAAGGTCCAAACGTCATGCTGGGCTATTATAATGCGCCGGAGCTGACCTCCGAAGTGATTTGCGACGGATGGTTTTATACCGGAGATCTCGGATATATCGACGACGACGGGTTTTTGCACATCACCGGCCGCAAAAAGAACGTCATCGTCACGGCCAACGGCAAAAACGTCTTCCCCGAGGAACTCGAGACCTATCTGGCACGCGATCCGTTTGTGTTGGAAAGCGTCATCGTGGGTATTATGAACGAGCGCAAACGCGATTATGACATTGTGGCCATCGTCGTACCCGACGAGGAAAAGTTCACAGAAGAATACGGTCCCGGCTACACCGACCAGCAGGTCAAAGCCAAACTCGAGGCGGCTGTGGAAGAGGTCAACAAGATCGTCCCCGCCTATAAACGCATGACCGTTACCATCGTGCGCAGAGAGGAATTCGTCAAGAACACCTCCCGCAAGATCAAGCGGTTCGGCATTATCGAATCGGTCATTGACGAATATAAGAAAATCGCATTTTAA
- a CDS encoding folate family ECF transporter S component, translating to MDFERSKKLIQGAVRQGSFLGLERVSALLKLLGDPQEKVKCVHVAGTNGKGSVVEMTAQILHAAGYKTGRYTSPALFEFNERISVNGVNITDNELKKLVSSVKIAAKQLENSFGELPTEFEFVTALAFLYFAEKNCDIVVLETGLGGRLDATNAIQNPVSVVITAIGFDHMKELGDTLEQIAGEKAGIIKPGSDVVSYVQEPEAAKVIEARCKETDSRLYIAENEKIAVKSCDRNGLVFDYGELKDLRLSLCGDYQGKNVAVVLKNVEVLRQKGFEITDSAIRKGLHKAVWPGRMAFISKKPVVLFDGAHNLHGVKALTSSLKQMFPNQKFIFVMGVLADKDYREMIAEFTPLAAHVITVAPPNPRALLPDELAKNISEYVKNVHSANSIKKGIAEAKALQKKTGLPICCFGSLYSAKEVYDCFPEAQKPKMTGHEILKMVVTMALMIALEVVLHRFLSIKLPTVQFHLGFLPIAALAILYGPWAGLAWGIAEFLGAILFPVGAYFPGFTISSALFGVVLGLFLYRYRYKFWKVVVASVICTIAFSLCLDTFWLVQFFGQGFIAILPIRLIKAGVLIALQIALIPPLYQLLKKQKLL from the coding sequence ATGGACTTTGAACGCTCCAAAAAACTGATACAGGGCGCGGTCAGGCAGGGCAGTTTTCTCGGACTCGAACGGGTATCGGCGTTATTAAAGCTGCTGGGTGACCCGCAGGAAAAAGTCAAATGCGTGCATGTTGCGGGCACCAACGGCAAGGGTTCGGTGGTCGAGATGACCGCCCAAATTCTGCACGCCGCAGGATACAAAACCGGACGTTATACCTCTCCTGCGTTGTTCGAATTCAACGAGCGCATTTCGGTCAACGGCGTCAACATCACCGACAATGAACTAAAAAAGCTGGTTTCATCCGTGAAAATCGCAGCCAAACAGCTTGAAAACAGCTTCGGTGAACTGCCGACCGAATTCGAATTCGTCACGGCGTTGGCGTTTTTGTATTTTGCCGAGAAAAACTGCGATATCGTCGTACTCGAAACCGGATTGGGTGGGCGGCTTGACGCCACCAATGCGATTCAAAATCCCGTCAGCGTGGTCATTACCGCCATCGGCTTCGATCATATGAAAGAACTCGGCGACACGCTTGAACAGATCGCGGGTGAAAAAGCCGGTATTATCAAACCGGGCAGTGACGTGGTCAGTTATGTGCAGGAGCCGGAGGCGGCAAAGGTCATTGAAGCCCGCTGCAAGGAGACGGATTCACGTCTTTATATCGCCGAAAATGAAAAAATTGCCGTCAAATCCTGTGACCGCAACGGGTTGGTATTCGATTACGGCGAATTGAAAGATTTACGCCTTTCGCTTTGCGGTGATTACCAGGGCAAAAACGTTGCGGTTGTGCTGAAAAACGTCGAGGTACTGCGCCAAAAGGGGTTTGAAATCACGGATTCGGCCATTCGAAAAGGTTTGCATAAAGCGGTTTGGCCGGGACGCATGGCCTTTATCTCGAAAAAGCCGGTCGTCCTGTTTGACGGCGCACACAATCTCCACGGGGTAAAAGCCTTGACGTCTTCGTTAAAACAGATGTTCCCGAATCAAAAATTTATCTTTGTCATGGGGGTTTTAGCCGACAAGGATTACCGTGAGATGATCGCGGAATTTACGCCGTTGGCCGCTCATGTAATTACCGTCGCGCCGCCGAATCCCCGCGCATTACTCCCCGATGAACTTGCCAAGAATATCTCCGAATACGTGAAAAACGTACATTCTGCAAACAGCATCAAAAAGGGTATTGCTGAAGCAAAAGCGTTACAAAAAAAGACCGGCTTGCCGATCTGCTGTTTCGGTTCGCTGTATTCGGCCAAAGAGGTTTATGATTGTTTTCCGGAGGCCCAAAAGCCCAAAATGACCGGTCATGAGATTCTGAAAATGGTCGTAACAATGGCGTTGATGATCGCGCTGGAGGTTGTCCTGCATCGGTTTTTGTCGATCAAATTGCCGACGGTGCAGTTCCATCTCGGGTTTTTGCCGATTGCGGCGCTTGCGATTCTTTACGGACCGTGGGCCGGATTGGCTTGGGGCATCGCGGAATTCTTAGGAGCAATCTTGTTTCCGGTCGGCGCGTATTTTCCGGGATTCACAATTTCATCCGCGCTTTTCGGTGTGGTACTCGGTCTGTTCCTTTATCGCTACCGATATAAGTTCTGGAAAGTGGTTGTCGCCTCTGTCATCTGCACGATTGCATTTTCACTGTGCCTCGATACGTTCTGGCTGGTTCAATTCTTCGGGCAGGGTTTTATTGCAATTCTTCCCATCCGTCTGATCAAAGCGGGCGTTCTGATCGCGCTTCAAATCGCACTCATCCCGCCGCTGTATCAACTGTTGAAAAAGCAGAAATTATTATAG
- a CDS encoding M15 family metallopeptidase, which produces MKKRFLLLLIGLTLCSGCAINVPTSSVYIASEEYAVGLNTILTPSVASSSSEDFESSLTEELSETVDTESSEPETSVTSLPAFTRNPDFDWALILVNKNNVLPDTYKPEIAAYSSTRNFEARALSYLQAMIQDAAADGIELNVISSYRSPERQVELYNAKVSEYVQSGETQEDAEVEAAKMVAPPGTSEHCTGLAVDIVSVDWYDDNKSLTSKFENTDEFEWLISHCAKYGFILRYPDGKEDITMIDYEPWHYRFVGPDNARYIMENNLTLEEFLDLFQ; this is translated from the coding sequence ATGAAAAAACGCTTTTTACTCCTGTTAATCGGGCTCACCTTGTGTTCCGGATGTGCGATTAATGTTCCGACTTCTTCGGTTTACATCGCATCGGAGGAATACGCCGTCGGCCTCAATACAATATTGACCCCAAGTGTCGCTTCTTCATCTTCCGAAGACTTCGAAAGCAGCCTGACGGAAGAATTATCGGAAACTGTTGATACAGAAAGCAGCGAGCCGGAAACATCTGTGACCTCTCTGCCTGCTTTTACGCGAAACCCGGATTTCGACTGGGCTCTGATTTTAGTCAATAAAAACAATGTCCTGCCGGACACCTACAAACCCGAAATCGCCGCATACAGTTCCACACGCAATTTTGAAGCGCGGGCGTTGTCTTATCTTCAGGCGATGATTCAAGATGCCGCGGCAGATGGGATTGAATTGAACGTAATTTCTTCATATCGAAGCCCGGAACGCCAGGTTGAGCTTTACAACGCAAAAGTTAGCGAATATGTTCAATCCGGTGAAACCCAAGAGGACGCCGAAGTTGAAGCCGCCAAGATGGTGGCGCCGCCCGGGACCAGCGAACATTGCACAGGCCTTGCGGTGGACATCGTCAGCGTGGACTGGTACGACGACAACAAATCGCTGACCTCCAAATTCGAAAATACCGACGAGTTTGAATGGTTGATTTCCCATTGTGCCAAATATGGATTTATTCTTCGTTATCCCGATGGAAAAGAAGACATCACAATGATTGATTACGAACCGTGGCACTATCGGTTTGTCGGTCCCGACAACGCGCGTTATATCATGGAGAACAATCTGACCCTCGAAGAATTTTTAGACTTGTTTCAATAA
- a CDS encoding sialidase family protein codes for MQDQKAPSRVKLELGEPVVIAQAPPLPSDQDNWGICQFPRVELLEGGKLHCEYHIGKDSAHAYGKPKGHAMSEDSGITWTECDNPGGGVPLSDGRYLNYKIVSAFQLSDVKLPEEPDGFWENYGWKRNIYKIEKMPEEFRLFPFEITEKDGTLHTVWKRIEVPGMTAYTSEGVLPRPAFWRIRKAPNGRLWAIGYPFFLGEKRPANSALFCVSDDDGESFNFLSRIPFEPDPIADYYYRVRGGFGEPDICFLPDGSVFCLLRTTDGNGIGPSYFAKSFDGGKTWSKPAVFDNNGVWPCLCALKNGVTLASYGRPGLFLRASADEQGLAWDDRIEIIPPGRYQTDTCSYSEMVALSENEAFIVYSDFAYPNADGVRVKTILGRKIKAEKA; via the coding sequence ATGCAAGATCAAAAAGCACCGTCCCGTGTGAAACTTGAATTGGGAGAACCTGTGGTCATCGCACAGGCTCCGCCGCTGCCGTCCGATCAGGACAACTGGGGAATCTGCCAGTTTCCGAGGGTTGAACTGCTCGAGGGCGGAAAACTGCACTGCGAATACCACATCGGAAAGGACTCCGCACACGCATACGGAAAACCCAAGGGACATGCGATGAGTGAAGACAGCGGCATAACCTGGACGGAATGCGACAACCCCGGCGGAGGAGTTCCCCTTTCGGACGGCAGGTATCTCAATTATAAAATTGTATCTGCTTTTCAGCTTTCGGACGTAAAACTCCCGGAAGAACCGGACGGTTTTTGGGAAAATTACGGGTGGAAGAGAAATATCTATAAAATTGAAAAAATGCCGGAGGAGTTTCGGCTTTTCCCGTTCGAAATCACGGAAAAAGACGGGACTTTACACACCGTTTGGAAAAGGATTGAAGTCCCCGGAATGACTGCTTATACCAGCGAGGGTGTGCTCCCGAGACCTGCTTTTTGGCGGATTCGGAAAGCGCCGAATGGCCGGCTTTGGGCCATCGGCTATCCGTTTTTTCTCGGCGAAAAACGCCCGGCAAACAGCGCCCTGTTTTGCGTCTCGGACGATGACGGTGAGAGCTTTAATTTTCTCAGCCGGATTCCGTTTGAACCCGATCCGATTGCGGATTATTATTATCGTGTCCGCGGCGGTTTCGGCGAACCCGATATCTGTTTTCTGCCCGACGGCTCGGTCTTCTGCCTGCTGCGGACTACCGACGGAAACGGCATCGGCCCGTCCTATTTTGCCAAGAGCTTTGACGGTGGAAAGACCTGGAGCAAGCCGGCTGTCTTTGACAACAACGGCGTCTGGCCGTGCCTCTGTGCATTAAAAAACGGCGTGACATTGGCCAGCTACGGAAGACCGGGTTTGTTCTTACGGGCGAGTGCGGACGAACAGGGGTTGGCCTGGGACGACCGAATCGAGATCATTCCCCCCGGCCGTTATCAGACCGATACCTGCTCCTACAGTGAGATGGTTGCGCTCAGTGAAAACGAGGCCTTCATCGTCTATTCCGATTTCGCTTATCCGAACGCAGACGGTGTGCGGGTTAAAACGATTCTCGGCAGAAAAATCAAAGCGGAAAAAGCGTAA
- a CDS encoding HAD family hydrolase — MKTFIFDLDGTLINSLPDIQTAANKAFTAVGLSTRSLEEIRTNVGHGLDDFIRNINLPHVVTEEELSVIKDVYGEYYKNHLADLTTVYDGVIDLLRALRQKGCLLIMASNKTDVYVKIIADKLFPGLFDDMIGQMDGVPPKPRPELGQYILNKHGLSAADCVMVGDSKFDTVFAKNCGFYSVGVRWGFSEPGELEKAGTDKIVEKADEILSLA; from the coding sequence ATGAAAACTTTTATTTTTGACCTTGACGGTACCCTAATCAATTCCCTTCCCGATATTCAGACGGCAGCCAACAAGGCATTTACAGCCGTGGGGCTTTCAACCCGATCTCTTGAAGAAATCCGCACAAACGTCGGCCACGGGCTGGATGATTTTATCCGAAATATCAACCTGCCGCATGTCGTCACCGAAGAGGAACTCTCGGTTATAAAAGACGTCTACGGCGAATATTATAAAAACCACCTGGCCGATCTCACGACCGTCTATGACGGCGTGATTGATCTGCTTCGGGCTTTGCGGCAAAAGGGCTGCCTGCTGATCATGGCCTCCAATAAGACCGATGTCTATGTCAAAATCATCGCAGACAAGCTTTTCCCCGGGTTGTTTGACGATATGATCGGACAGATGGACGGCGTGCCGCCCAAACCGCGTCCCGAACTCGGGCAATACATTTTGAACAAGCACGGACTTTCCGCCGCCGACTGCGTAATGGTGGGGGATTCCAAATTTGATACCGTCTTTGCAAAGAACTGCGGATTTTATTCCGTGGGTGTGCGCTGGGGATTCTCCGAACCGGGAGAATTGGAGAAAGCCGGTACCGATAAAATTGTAGAAAAGGCGGACGAGATCCTCTCGCTTGCTTAA